AAAAGTACTTGAAGGTTTCGACACTAATGGTGAACCAATTCTAAGAGAGCCAAAAACTGACGTTACGATTAATATGTTAATGCTTCATACAGCTGGATTCGGATATGAGTTTTTCAGTCATGAAGATCGAAAATACCGTGAATCCACAAACACACCTACACTATTAACAAGCACATTTGATTCGGTAAAAAGTGTCTTATTATTCGAACCAGGTGAACGTTGGAACTATGGAGTAAATATTGACTGGGTCGGAAAAGTTGTCGAAGCTGTTGAAGGAAAACGACTCGGACAAGTATTACAAGAGAAAATCTTTTCTCCACTAGATATGACAGATATTAGTTTTGCCCTAACACCTTCTATGGAAGAACGCCGGGCAACAATGCATACAAGAAATCAAGAAGGCACACTTATTCCCCAGCGAGATTTAGTAATTCCACAACCTCCCGAAATGGACATGGGTGGTCACGGTCTATTTGCAAGTATTGGGGAGTACATGAAATTCATTAGAATGCTACTGAATGATGGTGCAGGTGTATTAGAATCTGAAACTGTAACTAAAATGGCCCAAAACGGTTTAGGTGAATTAAAAAGCGGTGGATGGATCACATCGGATACAACATTATCGAATGACGGTGAATTCTTCCCAGGTGTTACAAAATCATGGTCGTATACATTCCAAGTCAATGAAGAAGAACTTCCGACAGGTCGTCCTGCAGGTCAGTTAATGTGGGCAGGCTTGGCTAACCTTTACTACTGGATTGACCGTGAAAACGGAATTGGCGGTTTTTGGGCTACACAAATGTTCCCATATCAAGACCCTGCATCCTATCTCGGATATCTCGAATTTGAATCAGCAGTATATCATTTATTAAAAAAACATAGCAAATAATATAACCTACCTAAATGATTTGACCCAATAAAATTAGACACATAGTGTAGGCAACTTCCAAGACCTGAGTTCGTTCAACTGGACTCAGGTCTTTTAAATCTAGCCCTTCATTGGTTCGTGATTGTAATAAGACAAGGGGATAGGTATCGTGAGATTTAACTACATTGTTATTTTCCGCAACATTTTTTATATTTTTTACCACTACCACAATGGCATGGGTCATTTCTACCAATTTTAACGGATGCAACTGGAGTAGTTTTTGGAAGAAGATTTAGGAACGATTGATCATCTAACTGCGCAAAACGGCGATTCTGTTCTATCACGTGTAGACG
Above is a genomic segment from Lysinibacillus sp. PLM2 containing:
- a CDS encoding 1,4-butanediol diacrylate esterase, whose amino-acid sequence is MGTAILKTELQETLDKILRNTVNRAGGAPGVVAIVTDREGNIYEGSAGVRDLNTKTPMTIDSVFSLFSTTKAITGSVLMKLVEEGKVSLEDPVKKYVPEIEEIKVLEGFDTNGEPILREPKTDVTINMLMLHTAGFGYEFFSHEDRKYRESTNTPTLLTSTFDSVKSVLLFEPGERWNYGVNIDWVGKVVEAVEGKRLGQVLQEKIFSPLDMTDISFALTPSMEERRATMHTRNQEGTLIPQRDLVIPQPPEMDMGGHGLFASIGEYMKFIRMLLNDGAGVLESETVTKMAQNGLGELKSGGWITSDTTLSNDGEFFPGVTKSWSYTFQVNEEELPTGRPAGQLMWAGLANLYYWIDRENGIGGFWATQMFPYQDPASYLGYLEFESAVYHLLKKHSK